Proteins encoded together in one Catellatospora citrea window:
- a CDS encoding pentapeptide repeat-containing protein, which translates to MANCVQCSNEAVVDERCLAHHIENCPTDENDRPVLAELDLSGLRLDEVQLTNLVITGDLKCAGTVFRGTLRIREVTVGGLADFNNAQMQAYVSISGLAVGGALRMRDALLERDVYLSRVASEGVTTLARATFAGSVEIDGLQAHSLDLRRATFQHRALLQLGAVPRVYLQRSGFQRGVRLTCAGPTRLDLVEVDLGGPSAIAAAASTVEAWRMQDRPVLGRTLGTDLSQVRLSYVDLSECSFTGAHHLDKLTVDDWHSWRTSPRGLWVTHRVTLADEHRVRGHARWALPGADGREAPSVDSVQTDYHSLRSMMQDRKDQRAASDFYYGEMEMRRIGLRRSVRADLRARDWRAAFSTLGEWLLLCLYWLLSGYGQRAWRAFVTLGLVVAAASAALARWGFQTPTGYGDSLRYTLRAASTLLRGSDVALTPTGDWIELVLRLIAPLLLALGLLAIRERVRR; encoded by the coding sequence GTGGCGAACTGCGTGCAGTGCTCGAACGAGGCCGTCGTCGACGAGCGGTGCCTGGCGCACCACATCGAGAACTGCCCGACCGACGAGAACGACCGGCCCGTGCTCGCCGAGCTGGACCTCAGCGGCCTGCGACTCGACGAGGTCCAGCTCACCAACTTGGTGATCACCGGTGATCTGAAGTGTGCCGGCACGGTCTTTCGCGGCACGCTGCGGATCCGGGAGGTCACGGTCGGCGGGCTCGCCGACTTCAACAACGCGCAGATGCAGGCATACGTCTCGATCTCGGGCCTGGCCGTCGGCGGCGCGCTGCGCATGCGCGACGCCCTGCTGGAGCGCGACGTCTACCTCTCCAGGGTGGCCAGCGAAGGCGTGACGACGCTGGCCCGCGCCACCTTCGCCGGGTCCGTCGAGATCGACGGCCTGCAGGCGCACAGCCTGGACCTGCGCCGAGCCACCTTCCAGCATCGCGCCCTGCTGCAACTCGGCGCCGTGCCCCGGGTCTACCTGCAGCGGTCGGGCTTCCAGCGCGGCGTCCGCCTCACCTGCGCCGGACCGACCCGGCTCGACCTGGTCGAAGTCGACCTCGGCGGGCCGTCCGCGATCGCCGCCGCCGCCTCGACCGTCGAAGCCTGGCGGATGCAGGACCGGCCCGTCCTCGGGCGCACCCTCGGCACCGACCTCAGCCAGGTCCGGCTGTCCTACGTGGACCTGTCCGAGTGCTCCTTCACCGGCGCCCACCACCTGGACAAGCTGACCGTCGACGACTGGCACAGCTGGCGCACCTCACCGCGCGGCCTGTGGGTCACCCACCGCGTCACCCTCGCCGACGAGCACCGCGTACGCGGCCACGCCCGGTGGGCGCTGCCCGGCGCCGACGGCCGCGAAGCGCCCTCGGTCGACAGCGTGCAGACCGACTACCACTCGCTGCGCAGCATGATGCAGGACCGCAAGGACCAGCGAGCCGCCTCCGACTTCTACTACGGCGAGATGGAGATGCGCCGCATCGGCCTGCGCCGCAGCGTGCGCGCCGACCTGCGCGCCCGGGACTGGCGGGCGGCGTTCAGCACCCTCGGCGAGTGGCTGCTGCTGTGCCTGTACTGGCTGCTGTCCGGCTACGGCCAGCGGGCCTGGCGGGCCTTCGTGACCCTCGGGCTGGTCGTCGCCGCCGCGAGCGCGGCGCTGGCCCGCTGGGGCTTCCAGACCCCCACCGGGTACGGCGACTCGCTGCGCTACACCCTGCGCGCCGCCTCCACCCTGCTGCGCGGCTCGGACGTGGCGCTGACGCCGACGGGCGACTGGATCGAACTCGTGCTGCGCCTGATCGCACCACTGCTGCTGGCGCTGGGCCTGCTCGCCATCCGCGAACGGGTGCGGCGCTGA
- a CDS encoding M4 family metallopeptidase codes for MRRTLTTALVATAAVAAACTSPAVAAGDPVRAVDSATAALAALGARPDGSSTTGESYTVSRTVTELDGRTHLRLRRTVHGLPVRGGDVVVHLDRAHRATGIDGPAAVAPAVITPQVSVVAAASSARSAFRGTVATVDAPALVVDATEGGRLAWETVVRGWAPDGQTPSRLHVLADAATGAVYATEDEVRTVLGTGRTIYAGPVRIDTTPSVTAYQMIDPSHGGNRTCDMRNATSGPCLLFVDADNLWGNYSTTDRASAAADAHFASAKTYDYFKFIHNRSGRTGAGTGITSRVHYGNNYVNAFYDGAQLTFGDGIGNIRPLTSIDILAHELGHGYTDALVSLVYSGESGGIDEASSDIWGAMVEFYAAAPGDPGDYLIGEEADVLGAGEPFGNLFDPSLDGSSHSCWSLSTPGAEPHVSAGVGKHFFFNLAEGTGATAYGYSPLCGDVAGVVGIGRAKAEKIWYRALNVYALPSTKYVNTASPGTTMRAYTLAAAADLYGSCSIEHKTVQAAWTAVNVAGITVCGGP; via the coding sequence ATGAGACGTACCCTCACCACGGCCCTGGTCGCCACGGCGGCGGTCGCCGCGGCGTGCACGAGTCCGGCCGTCGCGGCCGGTGACCCGGTCCGCGCCGTCGACTCCGCCACGGCCGCGCTGGCCGCTCTCGGCGCACGGCCGGACGGCTCCTCCACCACCGGCGAGTCGTACACCGTCTCGCGCACCGTCACTGAGCTGGACGGGCGCACCCACCTCCGCCTGCGGCGCACCGTGCACGGGCTGCCGGTGCGCGGCGGCGACGTCGTCGTGCACCTCGACCGGGCCCACCGCGCCACGGGCATCGACGGCCCCGCCGCCGTCGCACCGGCTGTGATCACGCCGCAGGTGAGCGTCGTCGCCGCGGCGTCATCGGCCAGGTCCGCGTTCCGCGGCACCGTCGCCACCGTGGACGCCCCGGCGCTGGTCGTCGACGCGACCGAAGGCGGCCGCCTGGCCTGGGAGACCGTGGTGCGCGGCTGGGCACCCGACGGGCAGACGCCGTCGCGGCTGCACGTGCTGGCCGACGCCGCGACCGGTGCCGTCTACGCCACCGAGGACGAGGTCAGGACAGTGCTGGGCACCGGTCGGACGATCTACGCCGGGCCGGTGCGCATCGACACCACGCCGTCGGTCACGGCGTACCAGATGATCGACCCGTCCCACGGCGGCAACCGCACCTGCGACATGCGCAACGCCACCTCCGGGCCGTGTCTGCTGTTCGTCGACGCCGACAACCTGTGGGGCAACTACAGCACCACCGACCGGGCGAGCGCGGCCGCCGACGCCCATTTCGCCTCGGCCAAGACCTACGACTACTTCAAGTTCATCCACAACCGCTCCGGGCGCACCGGCGCCGGAACGGGCATCACGTCACGGGTGCACTACGGCAACAACTACGTCAACGCCTTCTACGACGGCGCGCAGCTCACCTTCGGCGACGGCATCGGCAACATCAGGCCGCTGACCTCGATCGACATCCTCGCCCACGAGCTCGGCCACGGGTACACCGACGCCCTGGTCAGCCTCGTCTACAGCGGCGAGTCCGGCGGCATCGACGAGGCGAGCAGCGACATCTGGGGCGCCATGGTCGAGTTCTACGCGGCCGCGCCCGGCGACCCCGGCGACTACCTGATCGGCGAAGAAGCCGACGTCCTCGGCGCCGGGGAGCCGTTCGGCAACCTGTTCGACCCGTCGCTGGACGGCTCGTCGCACAGCTGCTGGTCGCTGTCGACGCCCGGGGCCGAACCGCACGTGTCGGCCGGTGTCGGCAAGCACTTCTTCTTCAACCTCGCCGAGGGCACCGGCGCGACGGCGTACGGCTACAGCCCGCTCTGCGGCGACGTCGCCGGCGTCGTCGGGATCGGCCGGGCCAAGGCCGAGAAGATCTGGTACCGGGCGCTGAACGTGTACGCCCTGCCCAGCACGAAGTACGTGAACACGGCCAGCCCGGGCACCACCATGCGCGCGTACACCCTGGCGGCCGCGGCCGACCTCTACGGCAGCTGCTCGATCGAGCACAAGACGGTCCAGGCGGCCTGGACCGCGGTCAACGTCGCCGGGATCACCGTCTGCGGCGGTCCCTGA
- a CDS encoding response regulator, translated as MTIDDKGGRPIEVLLVEDDPGDVLMTREAFEEYKMRNTLRVVSDGVEALAYLRKEGEFAEANTPDLILLDLNLPRRDGREVLREIKNDPDLCRIPVVVLTTSQAEEDVLRSYQLHANAYVAKPVDFERFISVVKQIDDFFVSVVRLPTRR; from the coding sequence ATGACCATCGACGACAAGGGTGGGCGTCCCATCGAGGTGCTGCTGGTCGAGGACGACCCGGGCGACGTGCTCATGACGCGCGAGGCGTTCGAGGAGTACAAGATGCGCAACACCCTGCGCGTCGTCAGCGACGGCGTGGAGGCGCTGGCCTACCTGCGCAAGGAGGGCGAGTTCGCCGAGGCCAACACCCCCGACCTGATCCTGCTGGACCTCAACCTGCCGCGCCGCGACGGCCGCGAGGTGCTCCGCGAGATCAAGAACGATCCCGACCTGTGCCGCATCCCGGTCGTGGTGCTGACCACCTCGCAGGCCGAGGAGGACGTGCTGCGCAGCTACCAGCTGCACGCCAACGCGTACGTCGCGAAGCCCGTCGACTTCGAGCGGTTCATCTCCGTGGTCAAGCAGATCGACGACTTCTTCGTCAGCGTGGTGCGCCTGCCCACCCGCCGCTGA
- a CDS encoding sensor histidine kinase, protein MIKRVQFTHPRTWSLRARVTALASATAALLAVLAVSAALLATANLDQLDVVLNKTGVLRLSGEQLGMALVDQETGVRGYALSGDAADLGPYRTGREAEERLYETMIPLLADEPEIRAQLERARAAATTWRTTVAEPAVTATRDQGPDAGQQLLNEVGGRERFDQARAQVATLQQEIVTLRNVAVANVQSGSENLVVLLVVAGLVVLIMGTSLVVLINRMVSRPVTDLAEQVRHVADGAYDTEIVATGSPELERLGRDVDAMRRQIAADLSEVREARQAVEAINQQLQLQASELTRSNRDLEQFAYVASHDLQEPLRKVASFCQLLQRRYAGQLDERADQYILFAVDGAQRMQRLINDLLAFSRIGRNTSGFQQVSLDAVMRDVAEQLNIEDKYGADAVTWHDLPTVAGEQALLETLLANLVGNSLKFRRTDVPVRIRVDAVRTDDAWDITVSDNGIGIEAEFAEKIFIIFQRLHAKDAYPGTGMGLAIAKKIVEYHDGRIWVDSSRTDGAAITFSLPISENSGAATLPAVPTQHRELTA, encoded by the coding sequence TCGACGTGGTGCTCAACAAGACCGGCGTGCTGCGCCTGTCGGGCGAACAGCTCGGCATGGCCCTGGTCGACCAGGAGACCGGCGTACGCGGATACGCGCTCAGCGGCGACGCCGCCGACCTCGGCCCCTACCGCACCGGGCGCGAGGCCGAGGAGCGGCTCTACGAGACGATGATCCCGCTGCTGGCGGACGAGCCGGAGATCCGGGCGCAGCTGGAGCGGGCCCGCGCCGCGGCCACCACGTGGCGCACCACGGTCGCGGAGCCCGCCGTCACGGCGACCCGCGACCAGGGCCCTGACGCCGGCCAGCAGCTGCTCAACGAGGTCGGCGGGCGGGAGCGGTTCGACCAGGCACGGGCGCAGGTCGCGACGCTGCAGCAGGAGATCGTGACGCTGCGCAACGTCGCGGTCGCCAACGTCCAGTCGGGCAGCGAGAACCTGGTCGTGCTGCTCGTCGTGGCGGGCCTGGTAGTGCTGATCATGGGTACGAGCCTCGTCGTGCTGATCAACCGGATGGTGAGCCGACCCGTGACGGACCTCGCCGAGCAGGTGCGACACGTCGCCGACGGCGCGTACGACACGGAGATCGTCGCCACGGGTTCGCCGGAGCTCGAACGGCTGGGCCGTGACGTGGACGCGATGCGCCGCCAGATCGCCGCCGACCTGAGTGAGGTCCGCGAGGCCAGGCAGGCCGTCGAGGCGATCAACCAGCAGCTGCAGCTGCAGGCGTCCGAGCTGACCCGGTCGAACCGGGACCTGGAGCAGTTCGCCTACGTCGCCTCGCACGACCTGCAGGAACCGCTGCGCAAGGTGGCCAGCTTCTGCCAGCTGCTGCAGCGCCGCTACGCCGGGCAGCTCGACGAGCGCGCCGACCAGTACATCCTGTTCGCGGTCGACGGCGCGCAGCGGATGCAGCGGCTCATCAACGACCTGCTGGCCTTCTCCCGGATCGGCCGCAACACCAGCGGCTTCCAGCAGGTGTCGCTCGACGCCGTGATGCGCGACGTCGCCGAGCAGCTCAACATCGAGGACAAGTACGGCGCCGACGCCGTCACCTGGCACGACCTGCCGACGGTGGCGGGCGAGCAGGCACTGCTGGAGACGCTGCTGGCGAACCTGGTCGGCAACTCCCTCAAGTTCCGCCGGACCGACGTGCCGGTGCGCATCCGGGTCGACGCGGTGCGCACGGACGACGCCTGGGACATCACGGTCAGTGACAACGGCATCGGGATCGAGGCCGAGTTCGCCGAGAAGATCTTCATCATCTTCCAGCGCCTGCACGCCAAGGACGCCTACCCGGGCACCGGCATGGGACTGGCCATCGCCAAGAAGATCGTGGAGTATCACGACGGCCGCATCTGGGTGGACTCCTCCCGGACCGACGGTGCGGCCATCACCTTCTCGCTGCCGATCAGCGAGAACTCCGGCGCGGCGACCCTGCCCGCCGTGCCGACGCAGCACAGGGAGCTGACCGCATGA